From Falco biarmicus isolate bFalBia1 chromosome 18, bFalBia1.pri, whole genome shotgun sequence, one genomic window encodes:
- the PLEKHA2 gene encoding pleckstrin homology domain-containing family A member 2 → MPYLDRQNRICGFLDIEENETCGKFLRRYFILDTQANCLLWYMDNPQNLAIGAGAVGSLQLTYISKVSIATPKQKPKTPFCFVINALSQRYFLQASDQKDLQDWVEALNRASKITVPKGGSVPLATEIAKPPVVPQAQERKPQVAYKTEIIGGVVVHTPISINQNGGDGGEGSDVAAHPLLRRSQSYIPTSAAKPPTGPPVLKSGYCVKQGNVRKSWKRRYFVLDEFSISYYKCEQDKEPLRSILLKDICKTHECLVKSGDLLMRDNLFEIITSSRTFYIQADSPEDMHSWIRVITGAVQALKNRPREMSFMRSTSMVKPGGSMAPSQQRQVTEERRALCKAPSTSSWQPWTPVPQAEGKQPVPEEMPTLLRDSVFMPAFTERDAGAAPGKRLRHKSEPQHLKEKPFAFDLDDESIRTSDV, encoded by the exons ATGCCGTACTTGGATCGACAGAACCGTATCTGCGGGTTCCTGGACATTGAAGAAAATGAGACCTGTGGCAAGTTTCTGCGGAGGTATTTCATCCTGGACACCCAGGCCAACTGCCTCCTGTGGTACATGGACAACCCTCAG aaCCTGGCCATCGGTGCGGGTGCTGTCGGATCTCTGCAGCTGACCTATATTTCCAAG GTTAGCATCGCCACCCCGAAACAGAAGCCGAAAACTCCATTCTGCTTTG TTATCAATGCTTTATCTCAGCGCTATTTCTTACAAGCCAGCGATCAGAAGGACCTGCAGGACTGGGTGGAGGCGCTGAACCGGGCCAGTAAGATCACG GTGCCAAAGGGTGGCAGCGTCCCACTGGCCACGGAGATTGCGAAGCCTCCAGTGGTGCCCCAGGCCCAGGAGAGGAAGCCCCAGGTGGCCTACAAAACCGAGATCATCGGGGGGGTGGTGGTCCACACACCCATCTCCATCAACCAG AACGGCGGCGATGGAGGGGAGGGCAGCGACGTGGCTGCCCACCCGCTGCTGCGGCGCTCACAGAGCTACATCCCCACCTCGGCCGCCAAGCCGCCCACTGGGCCGCCCGTCCTCAAGAGCGGCTACTGCGTGAAGCAGGGGAACGTG aGGAAGAGCTGGAAGCGCCGGTACTTTGTTCTGGATGAATTTTCCATCAGTTACTACAAGTGCGAGCAG GACAAGGAGCCCTTGCGTTCGATTCTCCTGAAGGACATTTGCAAGACCCACGAGTGCCTGGTCAAGTCCGG TGACCTCCTGATGCGGGACAACCTCTTTGAAATCATAACGAGCTCCAGGACCTTCTACATCCAG GCAGACAGCCCTGAGGACATGCACAGCTGGATCCGAGTAATCACAGGGGCGGTCCAGGCCCTGAAAAACCGCCCGAGG GAAATGTCCTTCATGAGATCCACCTCCATGGTCAAGCCTGGGGGCTCCATGGCCCCCTCCCAGCAGAGGCAGGTGACGGAGGAGAGGAGAGCACTGTGCAAAGCCCCCTCCACCTCGTCCTGGCAGCCCTGGACCCCGGTGCCACAGGCAGAGGGGAAGCAGCCGGTGCCGGAGGAGATGCCCACGCTGCTGAGAGACTCGGTGTTCATGCCAGCCTTCACAGAGCGCGATGCTGGAGCTGCGCCAGGCAAGCGCTTGCGGCACAAGTCAGAGCCGCAGCATCTCAAGGAGAAGCCGTTCGCCTTTGACCTGGACGATGAAAGCATCCGGACATCCGATGTCTGA
- the TM2D2 gene encoding TM2 domain-containing protein 2 — translation MAPRRGGPVGYVLLCGQAALLLGNLLLLQGASRGLPHNGTEAEAPGPPAASWAYTDPRAPLVLCTYLPEEFVECEEPVDHGGNATAQQELGHGCVKFGGQAYGEVDHTRVQCRALDGIECAEPRSFLRGSKPCVKYTGHYFITTLLYSFFLGCFGVDRFCLGHTGTAVGKLLTLGGLGIWWFVDLILLITGGLMPSDGSNWCTVY, via the exons ATGGcgccgcggcgcggcgggccggTGGGCTACGTGCTGCTATGCGGGCAGGCCGCGCTGCTGCTCGgcaacctgctgctgctgcagggcgCCTCCCGCGGCCTCCCCCACAACGGCACCGAAGCTGaggcgccggggccgcccgccgccagcTGGGCCTACACCGACCCGCGGGCACCGCTCGTCCTCTGCACCTACCT CCCCGAGGAGTTCGTGGAGTGCGAGGAGCCGGTGGACCACGGCGGGAATGCCACGGcgcagcaggagctgggccaCGGCTGCGTGAAG TTCGGCGGACAGGCCTACGGCGAGGTGGACCACACGCGGGTGCAGTGCCGAGCGCTGGACGGCATCGAGTGCGCCGAGCCGCGGAGCTTCCTGCGGGGCAGCAAGCCCTGCGTCAA GTACACTGGACATTACTTTATAACCACTCTGCTCTACTCGTTTTTCCTGGGTTGCTTTGGAGTGGATCGCTTCTGCCTGGGCCATACCGGGACCGCCGTGGGGAAGCTGCTGACGCTCGGAGGACTGGGGATATGGTGGTTCGTGGATCTGATCCTGCTCATCACTGGTGGGCTGATGCCCAGTGACGGCAGCAACTGGTGCACCGTGTACtga
- the LOC130160404 gene encoding CD59 glycoprotein-like produces the protein MFALKTLLALAVITSLAGESKALKCHKCIASNENDCNKQGSHSCPQYADACLTITAPNSVIKSCSYKSFCDQRGSSGGATLKCCFSDNCNGPPRGSRNSGGATPLPLPSLLAAALVGKLLLSWP, from the exons ATGTTCGCCCTGAAGACCCTCCTGGCCCTGGCTGTCATCACATCCCTGGCCGGAGAAA GTAAAGCACTGAAATGCCACAAATGCATTGCGTCCAACGAGAACGACTGCAACAAGCAAGGTtcccacagctgcccccagTACGCCGACGCCTGCCTCACCATCACTGCACCCA ACAGCGTCATTAAGTCTTGCTCCTACAAGTCCTTCTGTGACCAGCGTGGTAGCTCTGGTGGGGCcacactgaaatgctgcttcaGCGACAACTGCAACGGACCACCCCGGGGCTCCAGGAACAGTGGGGGGGCCACGCCGctgcccctccccagcctgctggctgctgcattggtggggaagctgctgctgagctggccATGA